The following proteins are co-located in the Miscanthus floridulus cultivar M001 unplaced genomic scaffold, ASM1932011v1 fs_87_1_2, whole genome shotgun sequence genome:
- the LOC136533430 gene encoding sulfiredoxin, chloroplastic/mitochondrial-like isoform X2: protein MASSSTMDLAMGPGVLLPRSAVPYASFARGRGRSASGRSRNLALSASFSNGAAVPSLTTDSEKKGPVIMEIPLDQIRRPLMRTRANDPVKVQELMDSIRVIGLQVPIDVLEVDGIYYGFSGCHRYEAHQRLGLPTIRCKVRRGTKETLRHHMR from the exons ATGGCGTCGAGTTCGACCATGGATTTGGCGATGGGccccggcgtcctcctcccccgCAGCGCGGTCCCATACGCTTCCTTCGCTCGAGGAAGGGGAAGGAGCGCGAGCGGGAGGAGCAGGAATCTGGCGCTCTCCGCTTCCTTCTCTAACG GTGCAGCAGTGCCATCCCTAACAACTGACTCAGAGAAGAAGGGCCCAGTGATAATGGAAATTCCACTGGACCAAATCCGGAGGCCACTGATGCGAACGCGTGCCAATGATCCAGTCAAGGTGCAAGAACTCATGGACAGTATCCGTGTCATCGGCCTCCAAGTACCT ATTGATGTGCTGGAGGTCGATGGGATCTACTATG GCTTCTCTGGATGCCACCGCTATGAGGCTCACCAGCGCCTTGGTCTCCCGACCATTCGCTGCAAAGTTCGTCGTGGAACAAAAGAAACACTGAG GCACCATATGCGATGA
- the LOC136533430 gene encoding sulfiredoxin, chloroplastic/mitochondrial-like isoform X1: MASSSTMDLAMGPGVLLPRSAVPYASFARGRGRSASGRSRNLALSASFSNGAAVPSLTTDSEKKGPVIMEIPLDQIRRPLMRTRANDPVKVQELMDSIRVIGLQVPIDVLEVDGIYYGFSGCHRYEAHQRLGLPTIRCKVRRGTKETLSLFFQAPYAMSWMLLMAGYFSYKVICVSRA, encoded by the exons ATGGCGTCGAGTTCGACCATGGATTTGGCGATGGGccccggcgtcctcctcccccgCAGCGCGGTCCCATACGCTTCCTTCGCTCGAGGAAGGGGAAGGAGCGCGAGCGGGAGGAGCAGGAATCTGGCGCTCTCCGCTTCCTTCTCTAACG GTGCAGCAGTGCCATCCCTAACAACTGACTCAGAGAAGAAGGGCCCAGTGATAATGGAAATTCCACTGGACCAAATCCGGAGGCCACTGATGCGAACGCGTGCCAATGATCCAGTCAAGGTGCAAGAACTCATGGACAGTATCCGTGTCATCGGCCTCCAAGTACCT ATTGATGTGCTGGAGGTCGATGGGATCTACTATG GCTTCTCTGGATGCCACCGCTATGAGGCTCACCAGCGCCTTGGTCTCCCGACCATTCGCTGCAAAGTTCGTCGTGGAACAAAAGAAACACTGAG TCTGTTCTTTCAGGCACCATATGCGATGAGTTGGATGTTATTGATGGCTGGCTACTTCAGCTACAAAGTGATCTGTGTATCTAGAGCTTAA